One window of Triplophysa rosa linkage group LG10, Trosa_1v2, whole genome shotgun sequence genomic DNA carries:
- the si:ch211-266g18.9 gene encoding LOW QUALITY PROTEIN: transforming growth factor-beta receptor-associated protein 1 (The sequence of the model RefSeq protein was modified relative to this genomic sequence to represent the inferred CDS: inserted 14 bases in 9 codons; deleted 4 bases in 4 codons; substituted 4 bases at 4 genomic stop codons) has product MTNKHGTVYFLTQTRKNDHESLHIVFQKLPSGRGRDKSSIRCLECFGKNLYIGTKEGAVEYLSVNIVSGEGSLAVREVEKRQMGXSGAIGQLTAVPILNHLLALWDASVTVFNTFSLKPISTLKRIQNMSLFCMRESXQFVSVELFIASSKKKAVSVTYKVCVDRWECVRQVVFPHEPVALAVQETCLCVATCDXFLHDYQSQTTLDLFXHGLGKQNIIANKIWKRGINLNGPGCLGMFVMKNGTSQHPPLXPDGVVDAAVYFPYVLALQHQTVHXSMLDQQLKQTVTLQSGKFLVPTEESIFVVAEKEIHRLSPVPLEYQIQDLVSRERVDEALTLLDREETLRRSTSECHLYTNGMIKFYRTGFEDAKELFIKSELDPREIISLYPAMPVASEDFTPQTTAVSNAKDLRTLXDDRPTFQQYLDFLDDFLREVRPTAQGQTCLQDIDSALLKLYLEQREYEKLDQLVLSKNNCNLPMCVLDLEQHRRFFTLGLLYQSPGQHFNAIQTWLKIIQEECEDTSQGVFQHIVDTLTSXHKHIIWKFVDWVPQKDKASILNIQQMGILIFTKKHASXSVFAPEEVLTFLTNNPVAMDLYLECXVNTLNSKETKYHNMLIADYVKQILQSSKAAQNRDXEELKLQQLLXQSSVYNADHVYVKSLSSNLHVEKAILLEKSGKHKKALQILALAXHSAESYCRRTSGGQDKDFTHPLFLTLHQVFLRSTHYVITAVDLLSKKAATFDLVSVLRLLPGSWSLKLVLRFLCDSLRGTVHEKRERGLEMSLAKVESLRYKHAWMEPTREKIGVDGGCVCSHSQKRLTGPEFLRRPAGELTHISCHVGESTQ; this is encoded by the exons ATGACCAACAAACACGGTACT GTCTATTTTTTGACCCAAACAAGAAAAAATGACCATGAAAGCCTTCATATAGTCTTCCAAAAATTGCCCTCTGGGAGAGGCAGAGACAAATCCAGCATTCGGTGTTTAGAGTGTTTTGGTAAAAACCTCTATATTGGGACCAAAGAGGGAGCCGTGGAGTATCTGAGTGTAAATATAGTGAGCGGTGAAGGAAGTCTTGCCGTGCGGGAGGTGGAAAAGAGACAGATGGGCTGAAGTGGAGCCATCGGCCAGCTGACGGCGGTCCCTATTCTGAATCATCTCTTGGCGCTGTGGGACGCTTCTGTCACGGTGTTTAACACGTTCTCGCTAAAACCCATTTCTACCCTGAAGAGAATCCAGAACATGTCACTTTTCTGCATGCGCGAGT GTCAGTTCGTTTCTGTGGAGCTTTTCATAGCTTCCAGCAAGAAAAAAGCAGTGAGCGTT ACGTATAAGGTGTGTGTGGACAGATGGGAGTGTGTGAGACAGGTGGTT TTTCCTCACGAACCCGTGGCTCTGGCTGTGCAGGAGACTTGTCTGTGTGTGGCCACTTGTG AGTTTCTCCATGACTATCAGAGCCAAACCACTCTCGACCTTTT CCATGGCCTGGGAAAACAAAATATCATAGCCAACAAAATATGGAAAAGGGGAATTAATTTAAATGGGCCTGGATGTTTGg GCATGTTTGTGATGAAGAATGGAACATCTCAGCATCCTCCTCT GCCGGATGGAGTGGTGGATGCTGCAGTGTATTTTCCATATGTGCTAGCTCTACAACATCAGACCGTTC ATAGCATGCTGGACCAGCAACTGAAGCAAACGGTTACTCTACAAAGTGGCAAATTTCTCGTCCCAACTGAAG AAAGCATTTTCGTTGTGGCTGAGAAAGAGATTCATCGCCTGTCACCGGTTCCCCTTGAGTATCAAATTCAAGATCTAGTTAGCAGAGAGAGAGTTGATGAAGCTCTTACACTGCTGGACAGA GAGGAAACCCTAAGAA GATCTACATCAGAATGTCATCTCTATACCAATGGGATGATAAAGTTCTACAGGACGGGTTTTGAGGATGCAAAAGAGCTTTTCAT TAAAAGTGAACTGGACCCAAGGGAAATCATTAGTCTTTATCCAGCCATGCCTGTGGCGAGTGAAGATTTCACACCTCAGACAACAGCAGTCAGCAATGCCAAGGATCTCCGGACCTT AGACGACCGGCCAACATTTCAGCAATACCTCGACTTCTTGGACGACTTCTTGAGAGAAGTCAGGCCAACAGCTCAAGGCCAAACCTGTCTTCAGGATATCGACTCAGCGCTTTTAAAGCTGTACTTGGAACAAAGAGAATATGAGAAACTGGACCAGCTTGTGTTGTCTAAAAATAACTGTAACCTTCCGATGTGTGTGCTTGACCTGGAGCAGCACAGAAG GTTTTTCACACTTGGACTGCTCTATCAAAGTCCAGGCCAGCATTTCAATGCAATCCAG ACTTGGCTTAAAATCATACAGGAAGAGTGCGAGGATACGTCACAAGGTGTTTTTCAACATATCGTCGATACTCTAaccag acacaaacacatcatctGGAAATTTGTAGACTGGGTTCCACAGAAAGATAAGGCAAGTATTCTAAACATACAGCAA ATGGGAATACTCATTTTTACCAAGAAGCATGCATCATAGAGTGTTTTTGCACCGGAAGAAGTCCTCACCTTTCTTACTAACAACCCAGTTGCCATGGATCTTTACTTGGAATGTTAAGTCAATACATTAAACAGCAAGGAGACC AAATATCATAATATGCTCATTGCAGATTATGTCAAACAGATACTGCAGTCAAGCAAAGCTGCACAAAATAGAG ATGAAGAGCTGAAACTACAGCAATTACTTTGACAGTCTTCTGTTTATAATGCTGAC CATGTTTATGTAAAATCTTTA TCCTCAAATCTTCATGTGGAGAAAGCAATCTTGCTTGAGAAATCTGGCAAACATAAAAAGGCCCTGCAGATTTTGGCCTTAGC GCATTCGGCCGAAAGCTACTGTAGGAGGACCTCTGGTGGACAAGATAAGGATTTTACC CACCCTTTATTTCTCACCCTCCACCAGGTCTTCCTCAGGTCCACACATTACGTGATCACTGCGGTGGACCTGCTGAGCAAAAAAGCAGCAACTTTTGACTTAGTCAGCGTGCTG CGGCTTCTGCCGGGTTCATGGTCTCTGAAGTTGGTGCTGCGGTTCCTGTGCGATTCACTGAGAGGAACAGTgcatgagaagagagagaggggtctGGAGATGAGCCTAGCCAAGGTGGAAAGCCTAAGATATAAGCATGCCTGG ATGGAACCGACTCGTGAAAAAATCGGAGTGGATGGAGGTTGTGTTTGCAGCCACAGCCAGAAACGTCTCACAGGTCCGGAGTTCCTGCGAAGGCCAGCGGGAGAGCTAACACACATATCCTGTCATGTTGGAGAAAGCACTCAATAA
- the col10a1a gene encoding collagen, type X, alpha 1a, with amino-acid sequence MELRVASILLLLVAFVAAHGERYVKKSVKGPQYQPYSVKSHVVSVAGEPGNPGEPGPAGPPGPPGPPGYNGEGLPGPHGPPGSPGPAGYSAPGKPGSPGGPGKPGATGAPGPKGDTGASGPQGPRGMPGPSGSPGPAGYSAPGKPGPSGLPGSMGPRGETGLKGHPGVPGLPGQKGERGIGVHGSPGERGPAGSTGATGKPGEPGIGRPGSAGRPGEPGKSGTPGHDGQPGPMGMPGPKGHQGAPGVGMAGKPGENGAPGMPGSVGPKGPQGAAGAPGSPGSPGYGKPGETGVKGERGPGGLPGAMGSKGEPGAKGHTGYPGATGPTGAAGPQGARGFPGERGAPGDKGEQGAMGAPGLKGHKGEHGPQGVEGKQGYSGPVGPQGPRGATGAPGSKGDTGHTGAPGTPGTSGPAGPKGLSGHPGAAGERGESGAPGQRGPGGPPGPAGPTGLKGHPGIPGTPGPSGLAAKGIPGPQGPPGLPGSDGSVGLPGPVGPPGQPGPPGEVVYEKGGQVEAEYPIFVKSPVSAFTAALVEPYPPVGSPIKFDQIVYNAEQHYDPETGVFTCQYPGIYYFTYSMHINGANALVALYKNNKPIVFTYDEYNKGFLDQMSGGAVLQLNEQDTVYVQIPDEEASAIYAAENVHCTFTGFLIAST; translated from the exons ATGGAACTACGTGTAGCAAGCATTCTTCTTCTCCTCGTCGCCTTTGTGGCTGCTCATGGCGAGAGATACGTCAAGAAGTCAGTGAAGGGCCCTCAGTACCAGCCATACTCGGTCAAAAGTCATG TGGTGTCTGTAGCTGGAGAACCTGGAAATCCTGGTGAGCCCGGCCCAGCTGGACCTCCTGGGCCCCCTGGACCCCCAGGATATAATGGAGAAGGACTGCCCGGGCCACATGGACCACCTGGATCTCCTGGACCTGCTGGTTACTCTGCACCTGGAAAACCTGGCTCTCCGGGTGGACCTGGCAAACCTGGCGCCACAGGTGCACCTGGACCAAAAGGAGACACTGGTGCATCTGGTCCTCAGGGTCCCAGGGGCATGCCCGGCCCTTCTGGTAGCCCAGGACCCGCAGGTTACTCTGCCCCAGGCAAACCCGGACCATCGGGTCTTCCAGGATCAATGGGACCAAGGGGAGAGACAGGTCTTAAAGGACATCCAGGTGTTCCAGGTCTACCGGGACAGAAAGGAGAAAGAGGTATCGGGGTTCATGGATCACCTGGTGAGAGAGGTCCAGCAGGATCAACAGGTGCTACAGGGAAACCTGGTGAGCCTGGTATTGGAAGACCTGGCAGCGCTGGACGTCCTGGTGAACCAGGCAAATCAGGCACACCTGGTCATGATGGGCAACCTGGACCCATGGGGATGCCAGGTCCGAAAGGTCATCAAGGAGCTCCCGGAGTTGGAATGGCTGGCAAACCAGGTGAAAATGGTGCCCCAGGTATGCCTGGCTCTGTTGGCCCCAAAGGTCCGCAAGGAGCGGCTGGTGCACCTGGTTCTCCTGGTAGTCCTGGTTACGGCAAACCAGGTGAAACTGGTGTAAAAGGTGAAAGGGGTCCAGGCGGTCTCCCAGGTGCAATGGGTTCAAAAGGTGAGCCAGGTGCTAAAGGGCACACTGGATATCCAGGTGCTACTGGTCCCACGGGTGCAGCTGGTCCTCAGGGTGCAAGAGGTTTCCCCGGTGAGAGGGGAGCACCAGGTGATAAGGGTGAGCAAGGTGCAATGGGAGCTCCAGGGCTAAAGGGACACAAGGGAGAGCACGGACCACAGGGAGTTGAGGGCAAGCAGGGTTATTCAGGGCCAGTAGGCCCACAAGGTCCAAGAGGAGCTACGGGTGCTCCAGGTAGCAAAGGAGATACTGGCCACACTGGTGCTCCAGGTACTCCAGGAACATCTGGACCTGCAGGGCCAAAGGGTCTTTCAGGACATCCTGGTGCGGCAGGTGAAAGAGGAGAGTCAGGTGCCCCTGGCCAAAGAGGCCCTGGTGGCCCTCCAGGTCCTGCAGGACCTACAGGCCTTAAAGGTCACCCCGGTATTCCTGGGACACCTGGTCCCTCAGGTTTGGCTGCAAAGGGAATTCCGGGACCTCAGGGTCCACCTGGACTTCCTGGATCTGATGGGTCTGTTGGACTTCCTGGTCCTGTCGGACCTCCTGGCCAACCTGGTCCTCCTGGTGAGGTTGTTTATGAGAAGGGAGGCCAAGTGGAGGCAGAGTATCCAATTTTTGTCAAGAGTCCAGTATCTGCATTCACTGCTGCACTTGTGGAACCTTATCCCCCAGTAGGCAGCCCAATTAAGTTCGATCAGATTGTGTACAATGCAGAGCAGCATTATGACCCTGAGACAGGTGTGTTCACTTGCCAGTATCCAGGAATTTACTACTTCACTTATAGCATGCATATCAATGGGGCTAACGCCTTGGTGgcactttataaaaacaacaaaccaaTCGTGTTTACCTATGATGAGTACAACAAGGGATTCCTGGACCAAATGTCCGGTGGTGCTGTCCTTCAGCTCAATGAGCAGGACACTGTTTATGTCCAGATCCCTGATGAGGAGGCTAGTGCCATTTATGCTGCTGAAAATGTCCACTGCACCTTCACTGGGTTCCTGATCGCCTCCACGTGA